In Gloeocapsa sp. PCC 73106, the following proteins share a genomic window:
- a CDS encoding heavy-metal-associated domain-containing protein, with product MSLQLTVPNMACSACSDTITKAIQVVDPNAIVKADPKTKIVSVDTLATETDIKQAITTAGYTVT from the coding sequence ATGTCCCTACAACTCACGGTTCCAAATATGGCTTGTTCAGCTTGTAGTGATACCATCACCAAAGCCATTCAAGTTGTCGATCCCAATGCAATAGTTAAGGCTGATCCGAAAACAAAAATCGTCAGTGTTGATACTTTAGCAACGGAAACCGATATCAAACAAGCTATTACTACTGCTGGATACACCGTTACTTAA
- a CDS encoding fused MFS/spermidine synthase, translating into MFPLLVLYFISGFTALLYQVVWQRMLGLFSGSDVRSVTIVIASYLLGLGLGSLIGGFWSDHQGWRARRDRINQRRAIQIYGFCNLGIAIFAIFSRFLFYDLLFLHLKSLAQSTPLTLLVVFLSLLIPTVLMGLSLPLLSRAIARHADRAAHRIGLLYGINTLDSGLGALITGWYILGTVGYEGTIALGAILSILVGCIALLFPRQFNKESRVLDSSKAIHSPPGISPLVLEWCFFVFLSGFSAISLEIIWFRILDTILQSISYTYAHLLAFIELLGAELEVLQEYAKTPVGRSLSFLFNDRRYEFIIGDGRQELALADQQFDIIEADAIYP; encoded by the coding sequence ATGTTTCCTTTATTAGTTCTCTATTTTATCTCTGGATTCACTGCTCTACTGTATCAGGTGGTCTGGCAAAGGATGCTGGGTTTATTTTCGGGTTCCGATGTACGCTCAGTTACGATCGTCATTGCGTCCTACTTATTGGGATTAGGGTTAGGTAGTCTGATAGGAGGATTTTGGAGCGATCACCAAGGGTGGCGCGCAAGGCGCGATCGCATCAACCAGCGCAGAGCTATTCAAATTTATGGTTTTTGTAATTTAGGAATCGCAATTTTTGCTATCTTCAGTCGATTTCTCTTCTATGATTTGCTATTTCTTCACTTAAAATCTCTAGCTCAATCTACACCCTTAACGCTGTTAGTCGTATTCCTCAGCTTACTGATTCCGACAGTTCTGATGGGATTATCACTCCCGTTGCTTTCTAGGGCGATCGCTCGTCATGCTGATCGAGCTGCGCATCGAATCGGTCTATTATATGGTATCAATACACTCGATTCAGGTTTAGGCGCATTAATCACGGGTTGGTACATCCTTGGAACAGTTGGATATGAAGGGACGATCGCTCTTGGGGCAATTTTGAGTATCCTAGTTGGATGTATCGCTTTACTCTTCCCTCGACAGTTTAACAAAGAATCACGAGTTCTAGATTCATCCAAAGCTATCCATTCACCACCAGGAATATCACCACTTGTTTTAGAATGGTGCTTTTTCGTCTTTCTTTCTGGTTTTTCGGCAATTTCCCTAGAAATCATTTGGTTTCGCATCTTAGATACCATCCTACAATCAATCTCCTATACTTATGCTCACTTATTAGCCTTCATTGAGTTATTGGGTGCTGAGTTGGAAGTTTTACAGGAATACGCCAAAACGCCTGTCGGCCGCTCGCTGAGCTTTTTATTCAATGATCGCCGCTATGAATTTATTATTGGTGACGGAAGGCAAGAATTAGCTTTAGCTGACCAGCAGTTTGATATTATCGAAGCAGATGCGATCTATCCTTAG
- a CDS encoding cupredoxin domain-containing protein: MFNNMAIIGSFVSLGFLLGINSGQLIGQMIHEETQPSSIELKNQFQRVEQPLWVKSAVTVGGLGLIGLELWWFLWSKPHSQKAETKQGIQEITITVDGGYEPNQVVVNVGQPVRLNFYRKDPNSCLEEVRFPDFRIAQKLTLNQVTPIEFTPDKPGIYTFSCGMNMFQGQVKVEAQLI, from the coding sequence ATGTTTAATAACATGGCAATTATTGGAAGTTTTGTCAGCTTGGGATTTTTACTAGGCATAAATTCGGGACAATTGATTGGGCAAATGATTCACGAGGAAACACAACCCTCTAGCATTGAACTCAAAAATCAATTCCAACGAGTTGAACAACCTTTGTGGGTTAAAAGTGCTGTAACAGTAGGTGGATTAGGCTTGATTGGACTAGAATTATGGTGGTTTCTCTGGAGTAAACCCCATTCTCAAAAAGCTGAAACAAAACAAGGAATTCAGGAAATAACAATTACTGTTGATGGTGGCTATGAACCGAATCAAGTCGTCGTTAATGTAGGACAACCTGTACGGCTTAATTTCTATCGTAAAGATCCCAATAGTTGTCTTGAAGAAGTCCGTTTTCCTGATTTTCGTATTGCTCAAAAACTTACTTTGAATCAAGTTACTCCTATAGAATTTACCCCTGATAAACCAGGTATTTATACTTTTAGTTGTGGGATGAATATGTTTCAAGGACAGGTCAAGGTTGAAGCTCAGTTAATTTGA
- a CDS encoding nuclear transport factor 2 family protein, with the protein MWKSKISKVKARFYQIVIIFLMGIAVVFVSIKQATTTSSSTMLSDSKPKISEPISPDLIRSIVHQAKDCWIQGTADTFAALFTSDGELIVPGYRWVGQEAIQQAVNDFTTSVSNVTIEIHRIMIEGNHAVVEWRWEDTQKATGKRTPADDAIVIDFRGNQIERWREYIDTQTPMSSVGK; encoded by the coding sequence ATGTGGAAAAGCAAAATATCTAAAGTCAAAGCTAGATTTTATCAAATCGTCATCATTTTCCTAATGGGAATTGCTGTTGTTTTTGTTAGTATTAAACAAGCGACAACAACATCATCCTCGACTATGCTGAGTGATTCTAAACCAAAAATCTCTGAACCAATTTCTCCAGACTTAATCCGTTCAATTGTCCATCAAGCAAAAGACTGCTGGATTCAGGGTACTGCCGATACTTTTGCCGCTCTATTTACTTCGGACGGAGAACTGATTGTACCTGGATATCGCTGGGTGGGACAAGAAGCGATCCAACAAGCAGTGAATGACTTTACTACCAGTGTTTCAAACGTAACAATAGAGATTCACCGTATCATGATCGAGGGCAATCATGCAGTTGTCGAGTGGCGTTGGGAAGATACCCAAAAAGCGACAGGGAAACGAACTCCCGCAGATGATGCGATCGTGATCGACTTTAGAGGAAATCAAATCGAACGTTGGCGCGAATATATCGATACTCAAACCCCCATGTCTTCAGTCGGCAAATAG
- a CDS encoding heavy metal translocating P-type ATPase, which yields MENTTLKLRGMSCASCANNIENAIRSVPGVEACSVNFSTEQATVTYDAKRTNIADIQSAVDEAGYSAQPMEDNVLASEDDTEKRIRQAENRDLTRKVWLSGLISSILVIGSLPAMTGLQIPLIPMWLHYPWLQLILTTPVLFWAGGSFFVNALKSLKRHTATMDTLVALGTGVAYFYSLFPTFSPQWFIQQGINPDVYFETASVIVTLILLGKLLENRAKGQTSEAIRKLIGLQAKTARVIRNGKEIDILIPEVILNDIILVRPGEKIPVDGEIVEGSSTIDEAMVTGESLPVKKRAGDEVIGATLNKTGSFKFRATRIGKDTFLAQIVKLVQQAQGSKAPIQKLADQVTGWFVPAVIAIAIATFILWFNLMGDVAISLITTVSVLIIACPCALGLATPTSIMVGTGKGAEHGILIKGAESLELAHRIQTIVLDKTGTITQGKPTVTDFITVQSTANQNELNLLRLAGSVERNSEHPLAEAVVQYAQSMGVTLTDIQSFETVAGSGVQGAESGKWVQIGTQRWLKELSINTNSLQKDWNRLENLGKTVVWLAVDGQVEAIIGIADAVKPTSASAIGNLQRMGLEVVMLTGDNYRTAEAIASLVGIRRFIAEVRPAQKVAQIESLQKEGKIVAMVGDGINDAPALAQADVGIAIGTGTDVAIAASDITLISGDLQSIVTAIQLSRATIRNIQQNLFFAFIYNVIGIPIAAGILYPFFGWLLSPIIAGAAMAFSSVSVVTNALRLRNFRPKIAH from the coding sequence ATGGAAAATACTACCCTTAAACTGCGAGGTATGAGTTGCGCTTCCTGTGCCAATAATATTGAAAATGCCATCCGTTCCGTTCCAGGTGTCGAAGCTTGTAGCGTCAATTTCAGTACCGAACAAGCAACCGTCACTTATGATGCTAAACGAACCAACATAGCAGATATTCAAAGTGCGGTAGATGAAGCGGGATATTCAGCGCAACCCATGGAAGATAATGTACTTGCTTCAGAAGATGATACCGAAAAACGCATACGACAAGCCGAAAACCGTGATTTAACCCGTAAAGTTTGGCTGAGTGGCCTCATTAGTAGCATTTTAGTCATCGGTTCATTACCGGCCATGACGGGTTTACAGATTCCTCTAATCCCAATGTGGCTACATTATCCCTGGTTACAGCTTATCTTAACTACACCTGTCCTGTTTTGGGCGGGAGGATCTTTCTTCGTTAACGCACTGAAATCCCTCAAACGTCATACTGCAACGATGGATACTTTGGTAGCCCTTGGTACAGGCGTGGCCTATTTCTATTCTCTGTTTCCAACTTTTTCCCCCCAGTGGTTTATCCAACAAGGAATTAATCCTGATGTTTATTTCGAGACAGCATCAGTCATTGTCACTTTAATCTTACTAGGAAAACTTTTAGAAAACCGTGCCAAAGGACAAACTTCAGAAGCCATCCGTAAATTAATTGGTTTACAGGCAAAAACGGCTAGGGTCATCCGAAATGGCAAAGAAATTGATATTCTCATCCCTGAAGTTATCTTAAATGATATTATCCTGGTTCGTCCTGGTGAAAAGATCCCCGTTGATGGTGAGATTGTCGAAGGTTCTTCAACTATTGATGAAGCGATGGTGACGGGGGAAAGTCTCCCAGTCAAAAAACGAGCAGGTGATGAAGTCATCGGGGCTACACTGAATAAGACGGGAAGTTTTAAATTTCGAGCTACTAGAATCGGTAAAGATACATTTTTAGCGCAAATTGTCAAGCTAGTCCAACAAGCTCAGGGTTCTAAAGCACCGATTCAAAAATTAGCAGATCAAGTAACGGGATGGTTCGTCCCTGCTGTGATTGCGATCGCGATCGCTACCTTCATCCTCTGGTTCAATCTTATGGGCGATGTGGCTATCTCTTTAATCACTACAGTAAGTGTTTTAATTATTGCCTGTCCTTGTGCTTTAGGCTTGGCTACACCGACATCAATTATGGTGGGAACGGGAAAAGGTGCAGAACATGGAATCCTGATTAAAGGTGCCGAAAGTCTGGAATTAGCCCATCGAATTCAAACGATCGTCTTGGATAAAACAGGCACGATTACCCAAGGTAAACCCACTGTAACTGATTTTATTACAGTACAAAGCACAGCGAACCAAAATGAATTGAACCTTTTACGTTTAGCGGGTTCAGTCGAACGCAATTCGGAACATCCTTTAGCAGAAGCCGTTGTACAGTATGCTCAATCAATGGGAGTAACCTTAACTGATATTCAATCCTTTGAAACTGTTGCCGGCAGTGGTGTACAAGGTGCTGAGTCGGGAAAATGGGTACAAATTGGTACACAGAGATGGTTAAAAGAATTAAGTATTAATACAAATAGTCTACAAAAAGATTGGAATCGCTTGGAAAATCTGGGTAAAACCGTTGTTTGGCTGGCTGTTGATGGACAAGTAGAGGCGATTATAGGGATTGCCGATGCGGTAAAACCCACTTCTGCTAGTGCTATTGGAAATTTACAACGGATGGGTTTAGAAGTCGTCATGCTAACAGGTGATAACTATCGTACCGCCGAAGCGATCGCCTCATTAGTAGGCATCAGAAGATTCATTGCTGAAGTTCGCCCCGCTCAAAAAGTAGCGCAAATCGAAAGTTTACAGAAAGAAGGAAAGATAGTAGCGATGGTGGGTGACGGGATTAATGATGCACCTGCACTCGCTCAAGCTGATGTTGGTATTGCCATTGGTACAGGAACCGATGTGGCGATCGCAGCTTCTGACATTACTTTAATCTCAGGTGATTTACAAAGCATCGTTACAGCTATTCAGTTGTCTCGTGCCACGATCAGAAATATCCAACAGAATCTATTTTTCGCCTTTATCTACAATGTCATAGGTATTCCGATCGCTGCTGGAATTCTTTATCCCTTCTTCGGATGGTTGCTCAGTCCAATTATTGCAGGTGCGGCGATGGCGTTTAGTTCAGTTTCTGTTGTCACCAATGCACTGCGTTTACGAAATTTTCGTCCTAAAATCGCTCATTAA